The following are encoded together in the Phocoena sinus isolate mPhoSin1 chromosome 11, mPhoSin1.pri, whole genome shotgun sequence genome:
- the LOC116761860 gene encoding cadherin EGF LAG seven-pass G-type receptor 3 isoform X1, translated as MARRQPWWGLRGPTTPLLLLLLLLSLFPPSREELGVGGGQGWDPGVAAATGPGARIGGGALALCPESPRVREDGKPDLEVREPVFVGLRGGRQSDQSGRGPPEQPGLGAEYGVKTFGSRGQETGQGPGSLLCWRPEVSSCGRTGPLQRDSLSPERLCPGVPGPENSSPFPSDLRIRPRGSQPVFSQRNTGTGAPKKVGTTRCCGELWAPGRRGQSERTATSQARRTGPRPDRPPGAVGSGPGLDSAPRKERTASASVSALRESRTAPEPTPERMRSRVLFRRRFLPQRPRPRPAGGPTEHGAWRIPPASRARPRRAANRHPQFPQYNYQALVPENEVAGTAVLRVVAQDPDIGEAGRLVYSLAALMNSRSLELFSIDPQSGLIRTEAALDRESMDRHYLRVTAQDHGSPRLSATTMVAVTVADRNDHAPVFEQAQYRETLRENVEEGYPILQLRATDGDAPPNANLRYRFVGPPAERAAASAAFEIDPRSGLISTSGRVDREHMESYELVVEASDQGQEPGPRSATVRVHITVLDENDNAPQFSEKRYVAQVREDVRPHTVVLRVSATDRDKDANGLVHYNIISGNSRGHFAIDSLTGEIQVVAPLDFEAEREYALRIRAQDAGRPPLSNNTGLASIQVVDVNDHTPIFVSTPFQVSVLENAPLGHSVIHIQAVDADHGENARLEYSLTGVASDTPFVINSATGWVSVSGPLDRESVEHYFFGVEARDHGSPPLSASASVTVTVLDVNDNRPEFTMKEYHLRLNEDATVGTSVVSVTAVDRDANSAISYQITGGNTRNRFAISSQGGVGLVTLALPLDYKQERYFKLVLTASDRALHDHCYVHINITDANTHRPVFQSAHYSVSVNEDRPVGSTVVVISASDDDVGENARITYLLEDNLPQFRIDADSGAITLQASLDYEDQMTYTLAITARDNGIPQKADTTYVEVMVNDVNDNPPQFVASHYRGLVSEDAPPFTSILQISATDRDAHANGRVQYTFQNGEDGDGDFTIEPTSGIVRTVRRLDREAVPVYELTAYAVDRGVPPLRTPVSIQVTVQDVNDNAPVFPAEEFEVRVKENSIVGSVVAQITAVDPDEGPNAHIMYQIVEGNIPELFQMDIFSGELTALIDLDYEARQEYVIVVQATSAPLVSRATVHVRLVDQNDNSPVLNNFQILFNNYVSNHSDTFPSGIIGRIPAYDPDVSDHLFYSFERGNELQLLVVNQTSGELRLSRKLDNNRPLVASMLVTVTDGLHSVTAQCVLRVIIITEELLANSLTVRLENMWQERFLSPLLGHFVEGVAAVLATPAEDVFIFNIQNDTDVGGTVLNVSFSALAPRGAGAGSAGPWFSSEELQEQLYVRRAALAARSLLDVLPFDDNVCLREPCENYMKCVSVLRFDSSAPFLASASTLFRPIQPIAGLRCRCPPGFTGDFCETELDLCYSNPCRNGGACARREGGYTCVCRPRFTGEDCELDTEAGRCVPGVCRNGGTCANGPDGGFRCQCPAGGAFEGPRCEVAARSFPPSSFVMFRGLRQRFHLTLSLSFATVQPSGLLFYNGRLNEKHDFLALELVAGQVRLTYSTGESNTVVSPTVPGGLNDGQWHTVHLRYYNKPRTDALGGAQGPSKDKVAVLSVDDCDMAVALQFGAEIGNYSCAAAGTQTSSKKSLDLTGPLLLGGVPNLPENFPVSHKDFVGCMRDLHIDGRRVDMASFVANNGTMAGCQAKLHFCDSGPCKNSGFCSERWGGFSCDCPVGFGGKDCRLTMAHPHHFRGNGTLSWDFGNDMAVSVPWYLGLAFRTRAKQGVLMQVQAGPHSTLLCQLDRGLLSVTVTRGSGRAAHLLLDQVTVSDGRWHDLRLELQEEPGGRRGHHVLMVSLDFSLFQDTLAVGSELQGLKVKRLHVGGLPPSSEEEASKGLVGCIQGVWLGSTPSGSPALLPPSHRVNVEPGCVVTNACASGPCPPHADCRDLWQTFSCTCWPGYYGPGCVDACLLNPCQNQGSCRHLPGAPHGYTCDCVGGYFGHHCEHRMDQQCPRGWWGSPTCGPCNCDVHKGFDPNCNKTNGQCHCKEFHYRPRGSDSCLPCDCYPVGSTSRSCAPHSGQCPCRPGALGRQCNSCDSPFAEVTASGCRVLYDACPKSLRSGVWWPQTKFGVLASVPCPRGALGAAVRLCDEDQGWLEPDLFNCTSPAFRELNLLLDGLELNKTVLDTVEAKKLAQRLREVTGHTDHYFSQDVRVTARLLAHLLAFESHQQGFGLTATQDAHFNENLLWAGSALLAPETGDLWAALGQRAPGGSPGSAGLVQHLEEYAATLAKNMELTYLNPVGLVTPNIMLSIDRMEHPSPSRGTRRYPRYHSNLFRGQDAWDPHTHVLLPSQAPRLSPPEALSTSGSSMENSTPSSVAPPPAPPEPEPEPGISIVILLVYRTLGGLLPAQFQAERRGARLPQNPVMNSPVVSVAVFHGRNFLRGVLESPISLEFRLLQTANRSKAICVQWDPPGPADQHGMWTARDCELVHRNGSHARCRCSRTGTFGVLMDASPRERLEGDLELLAVFTHVVIAVSVAALLLTAAVLLSLRSLKSNMHGIHANVAAALGVAELLFLLGIHRTQNQLLCTAVAILLHYFFLSTFAWLLVQGLHLYRMQVEPRNVDRGAMRFYHALGWGVPAVLLGLAVGLDPEGYGNPDFCWISIHEPLIWSFAGPVVLVIMMNGTMFLLAARTSCSSGQREAKKTSALTLRSSFLLLLLVSASWLFGLLAVNHSILAFHYLHAGLCGIQGVAVLLLFCVLNADARAAWTPACLGRKAAPEEARPAPGTGPGAYNNTALFEESGLIRITLGASTISSVSSARSGRTQDQDSQRGHSYLRDNVLVRHGSAADHTDHGLQAHAGPTDLDVAIFHRDAGGGADSDSDSDLSLEEERSLSIPSSESEDNGRTRGRFQRPLRRAAQSERLLTHPKDVDGNDLLSYWPALGGCEAAPCALQTWGSERRLGLDTSKDAANNNQPDLALTSGDETSLGRAQRQRKGILKNRLQYPLVPQTRGAPELSWCRAATLGHRAVPAASYGRIYAGGGTGSLSQPASRYSSREQLDLLLRRQLSRERLEEAPAPVLRPLSRPGSQERLDAVPGRLEPRDRGSTLPRRQPPRDYPGAMAGRFGSRDALDLGAPCEWLSTLPPPHGARDLDPQPPPLSLSPQRQLSRDPLLPSRPLDSLSKSSNSGERLDHVPSRHPSREGLGPPPQLLRVRGDPASGPSHGPSTEQLDILSSILASFNSSALSSAMQSSSTPSGPHTTATPSATASALGPSTPCSATSQSISELSPDSEVPRSEGHS; from the exons ATGGCGAGGCGGCAGCCGTGGTGGGGTCTCAGGGGGCCGACCACCCCGCTACTCctgctccttctcctcctctctttgtTCCCTCCTAGCCGGGAGGAGCTGGGGGTCGGCGGGGGCCAAGGTTGGGACCCGGGGGTAGCTGCTGCTACGGGGCCAGGGGCGCGGATCGGCGGCGGAGCCTTAGCTCTTTGTCCCGAGTCGCCCAGGGTCCGAGAGGATGGAAAGCCTGACCTGGAAGTCAGGGAACCTGTCTTCGTGGGGCTCCGAGGGGGAAGGCAAAGCGACCAAAGCGGTCGAGGGCCCCCTGAGCAGCCGGGGTTGGGAGCGGAATATGGAGTCAAGACATTTGGCAGCCGCGGGCAGGAGACAGGACAAGGACCAGGGTCTCTGTTATGCTGGCGTCCAGAGGTCTCCTCTTGCGGGCGGACAGGGCCGTTGCAAAGAGATAGTCTGTCGCCAGAACGCCTTTGCCCAGGGGTCCCGGGCCCAGAGAACAGCTCTCCCTTCCCTTCGGACCTTCGGATTCGGCCCCGTGGTTCCCAGCCGGTGTTCTCCCAAAGGAATACTGGGACAGGCGCCCCCAAAAAAGTGGGAACCACGCGCTGCTGCGGGGAGTTGTGGGCGCCGGGGCGCAGGGGTCAGAGCGAGAGAACCGCGACATCCCAAGCGAGGAGGACAGGGCCCCGGCCGGACCGCCCTCCCGGGGCCGTGGGATCCGGCCCCGGGCTGGATTCAGCACCTCGCAAGGAGAGGACAGCTTCCGCATCTGTTTCAGCACTGCGAGAGTCCCGGACAGCTCCCGAGCCAACGCCCGAGCGCATGCGCTCCCGCGTCCTCTTCCGCCGCCGCTTCCTCCCTCAGCGCCCGAGGCCGCGCCCCGCTGGGGGCCCGACCGAGCATGGAGCCTGGAGAATACCCCCAGCGAGCCGGGCCCGCCCCCGTCGCGCCGCGAACCGCCACCCACAGTTTCCGCAGTACAACTACCAGGCACTGGTGCCCGAGAATGAGGTGGCGGGGACCGCGGTGCTACGTGTAGTGGCGCAGGATCCGGACATCGGCGAGGCCGGACGCCTAGTCTACTCGCTGGCTGCGCTCATGAACAGCCGCTCTCTGGAACTGTTCAGCATCGACCCGCAGAGCGGCCTTATTCGCACAGAGGCTGCCCTGGACCGCGAGAGCATGGATCGCCACTACCTGCGCGTGACGGCTCAGGATCATGGCTCGCCGCGCCTCTCGGCCACCACCATGGTGGCCGTGACAGTGGCCGACCGCAACGACCACGCGCCGGTATTTGAGCAGGCGCAATACCGGGAGACGCTTCGCGAGAACGTGGAGGAGGGCTACCCCATCCTGCAGTTGCGTGCCACAGACGGTGACGCGCCCCCCAACGCCAACCTGCGTTACCGCTTTGTGGGGCCGCCAGCTGAGCGCGCCGCCGCCTCTGCCGCTTTCGAAATTGATCCGCGCTCAGGGCTCATCAGCACCAGCGGTCGCGTGGACCGAGAGCACATGGAAAGTTACGAGCTGGTGGTGGAGGCCAGCGACCAGGGACAAGAGCCCGGGCCGCGCTCTGCCACTGTACGTGTGCACATAACCGTGCTGGACGAGAACGACAATGCGCCCCAGTTTAGCGAGAAACGCTACGTGGCGCAGGTGCGCGAGGATGTGCGCCCCCATACGGTGGTGCTACGCGTCTCGGCTACCGACAGGGACAAGGACGCCAACGGACTGGTGCACTACAACATCATCAGTGGCAACAGCCGCGGCCACTTTGCCATCGACAGCCTCACGGGCGAGATCCAGGTGGTGGCACCTCTGGACTTTGAGGCAGAGCGAGAGTATGCCTTGCGCATCCGGGCTCAGGATGCAGGCCGCCCACCACTGTCCAACAACACAGGCCTGGCCAGCATCCAGGTGGTCGACGTCAATGACCATACTCCTATCTTTGTCAGCACGCCCTTCCAGGTCTCTGTTCTGGAAAACGCGCCCCTGGGCCACTCAGTCATCCACATTCAGGCAGTGGATGCAGACCATGGAGAGAATGCCAGATTGGAGTATTCCCTAACTGGTGTGGCATCTGATACACCCTTTGTGATAAACAGTGCCACTGGCTGGGTCTCTGTGAGTGGTCCCCTGGACCGTGAGTCTGTGGAGCATTACTTCTTTGGTGTGGAGGCCCGAGACCATGGCTCACCCCCACTCTCAGCTTCAGCCAGCGTCACAGTGACTGTGCTGGATGTTAATGACAATCGCCCTGAGTTCACTATGAAGGAGTACCACCTACGACTGAATGAGGATGCGACCGTGGGCACCAGTGTGGTGAGTGTGACTGCTGTAGATCGTGATGCCAACAGTGCCATCAGCTACCAGATCACAGGAGGCAACACTCGGAATCGCTTTGCCATCAGCTCCCAGGGTGGTGTAGGTCTGGTGACACTGGCTCTGCCACTGGACTACAAGCAGGAACGCTACTTCAAGTTGGTGCTAACTGCATCTGACCGTGCCCTTCATGATCACTGCTATGTGCACATCAACATTACAGATGCCAACACTCACCGGCCTGTCTTTCAAAGTGCCCACTACTCAGTGAGTGTGAATGAGGATCGGCCAGTGGGTAGCACCGTGGTGGTCATCAGTGCCTCTGACGATGACGTGGGTGAGAATGCTCGTATCACTTATCTCCTGGAGGACAACCTGCCCCAGTTCCGCATTGATGCAGACTCAGGGGCCATTACACTGCAGGCCTCACTGGACTATGAGGACCAGATGACCTACACACTGGCTATTACAGCTCGGGACAATGGCATCCCACAGAAGGCAGACACTACTTATGTGGAGGTGATGGTCAATGATGTGAATGATAACCCTCCACAGTTTGTGGCCTCCCACTACAGAGGGCTGGTTTCTGAGGATGCCCCACCTTTCACCAGTATCCTGCAGATCTCAGCCACTGACCGGGATGCTCATGCCAATGGCCGGGTCCAGTACACTTTCCAGAATGGGGAAGATGGGGATGGAGATTTTACCATTGAGCCCACCTCTGGCATTGTCCGCACAGTGAGGCGGCTAGATCGGGAGGCGGTACCAGTGTATGAACTGACTGCTTACGCAGTGGACCGAGGTGTGCCCCCTCTTCGGACTCCAGTCAGCATCCAGGTGACGGTGCAGGATGTTAATGACAATGCACCAGTCTTCCCAGCTGAGGAGTTTGAGGTGCGAGTGAAGGAGAACAGCATTGTGGGCTCGGTGGTAGCCCAGATCACTGCAGTGGACCCTGATGAAGGCCCCAATGCTCATATAATGTACCAGATTGTGGAGGGGAACATCCCTGAGCTGTTCCAAATGGATATCTTCTCTGGAGAGTTGACAGCACTCATTGACCTGGACTATGAAGCTCGCCAAGAATATGTGATTGTTGTGCAGGCCACCTCAGCCCCTCTGGTCAGTCGGGCCACTGTGCACGTCCGCCTGGTTGACCAGAATGACAACAGCCCTGTGCTCAACAACTTCCAGATCCTCTTCAACAACTATGTATCCAACCACTCAGACACTTTCCCCTCAGGCATCATTGGGCGCATCCCTGCTTACGATCCTGATGTCTCTGACCACCTCTTCTACTCCTTTGAGCGGGGCAATGAGCTACAGCTGCTGGTGGTCAACCAGACCAGCGGGGAGCTTCGACTCAGCCGCAAGCTAGACAACAACCGCCCACTGGTGGCCTCCATGTTGGTGACTGTCACAG ATGGGCTACATAGTGTGACGGCACAGTGTGTGCTGCGCGTGATCATCATCACGGAGGAGTTGCTGGCCAACAGCCTGACGGTGCGCCTTGAGAACATGTGGCAGGAACGCTTCCTTTCGCCACTACTAGGCCACTTCGTGGAAGGCGTGGCCGCAGTACTTGCCACACCCGCCGAGGACGTCTTCATCTTCAACATCCAGAACGACACAGACGTGGGGGGCACCGTGCTCAACGTGAGCTTCTCAGCGCTGGCGCCACGCGGGGCCGGGGCTGGATCTGCAGGTCCCTGGTTCAGCTCCGAGGAGCTGCAGGAGCAGCTGTACGTGCGCCGAGCCGCACTTGCCGCCCGCTCTCTCCTGGACGTGTTGCCCTTCGACGACAACGTATGCCTGCGCGAGCCCTGTGAGAACTACATGAAATGTGTGTCCGTGCTGCGCTTTGACTCCTCTGCGCCCTTCCTGGCCTCCGCCTCCACGCTCTTCAGACCCATCCAGCCCATCGCAGGCCTGCGCTGCCGCTGCCCCCCAGGCTTTACGGGAGACTTCTGCGAGACGGAGCTCGATCTCTGCTACTCCAACCCTTGCCGCAATGGCGGCGCCTGCGCGCGGCGCGAGGGCGGCTACACCTGCGTCTGCCGCCCGCGCTTCACAG GCGAAGACTGCGAGCTAGACACGGAGGCCGGACGCTGCGTGCCCGGCGTCTGCCGCAACGGGGGCACCTGCGCCAACGGGCCCGACGGCGGCTTTCGCTGCCAGTGCCCGGCGGGCGGCGCCTTCGAGGGTCCGCGCTGCGAAGTGGCGGCTCGCTCCTTCCCGCCCAGTTCTTTCGTCATGTTCCGCGGCCTGCGGCAGCGCTTCCACCTCACGCTGTCCCTCTC gtTCGCCACAGTGCAGCCCAGTGGGCTGCTCTTCTACAACGGGCGCCTGAACGAGAAGCATGACTTCCTGGCCCTGGAGCTCGTGGCTGGGCAAGTGAGACTCACATATTCCACCG GTGAGTCCAACACAGTGGTCAGCCCCACAGTTCCAGGGGGCCTGAATGACGGGCAGTGGCACACAGTGCATCTGAGATACTACAACAAG CCCCGGACAGATGCCCTGGGGGGTGCTCAGGGCCCCTCCAAGGACAAGGTGGCTGTGCTGAGCGTGGATGACTGCGACATGGCTGTGGCTCTGCAGTTTGGTGCTGAGATTGGCAACTACTCATGCGCGGCTGCTGGCACACAAACAAGCTCCAAGAA GTCCCTGGACCTGACAGGCCCTCTGCTCCTGGGGGGTGTCCCCAACCTTCCCGAGAACTTCCCCGTGTCCCACAAGGACTTTGTTGGCTGCATGCGGGACCTGCATATTGATGGCCGTCGAGTGGACATGGCATCCTTTGTCGCAAACAACGGCACCATGGCAG GCTGCCAGGCCAAGCTGCACTTTTGTGACTCAGGCCCCTGCAAGAACAGCGGCTTCTGCTCAGAGCGCTGGGGTGGCTTCAGCTGTGACTGCCCTGTGGGCTTCGGTGGCAAAGACTGTCGGCTCA CTATGGCCCATCCCCACCATTTCCGTGGCAACGGCACACTGAGCTGGGACTTTGGAAATGACATGGCTGTATCTGTGCCGTGGTACCTGGGGCTGGCATTTCGGACACGGGCGAAGCAGGGGGTCCTGATGCAAGTCCAAGCTGGGCCACATAGCACACTCCTCTGTCAG CTGGATCGGGGGTTGCTGTCTGTGACAGTGACCAGGGGCTCGGGCCGTGCTGCCCACCTCCTCCTGGACCAGGTGACTGTCAGTGATGGCCGATGGCATGATCTGCGGCTGGAGTTGCAGGAGGAGCCAGGTGGCCGGCGGGGCCACCATGTCCTCATGGTCTCATTGGACTTTAGCCTCTTCCAG GACACCTTGGCGGTGGGGAGTGAGCTGCAGGGCCTGAAGGTAAAGCGACTCCATGTGGGAGGCCTGCCTCCCAGCAGTGAAGAGGAGGCTTCTAAGGGTCTGGTTGGCTGTATTCAG GGAGTATGGCTTGGCTCCACGCCTTCGGGCTCCCCAGCCCTGCTTCCCCCGAGCCACCGAGTGAACGTGGAACCTGGCTGTGTCGTGACCAACGCCTGTGCATCTGGGCCCTGCCCACCCCATGCTGACTGCCGAGACCTCTGGCAGACCTTTTCCTGTACCTGCTGGCCAG GTTACTATGGCCCGGGCTGTGTGGACGCCTGCCTCTTGAACCCCTGTCAGAATCAGGGGTCATGCCGGCACCTCCCTGGGGCCCCCCATGGCTATACCTGCGACTGTGTAGGTGGCTATTTTGGGCACCACTGTGAGCACAG GATGGACCAACAGTGCCCACGGGGCTGGTGGGGGAGCCCAACGTGTGGTCCCTGCAACTGCGACGTTCATAAGGGCTTTGACCCCAACTGCAACAAGACAAATGGGCAGTGTCACTGCAAG GAATTCCATTACCGACCGCGGGGCAGCGACTCATGCCTCCCATGTGACTGCTACCCTGTGGGCTCCACCTCACGTTCATGCGCCCCCCACAGCGGGCAGTGCCCCTGTCGCCCAGGAGCCCTTGGCCGCCAGTGCAACAGCTGTGACAGTCCTTTTGCAGAGGTGACAGCCAGCGGCTGCCGGG TGCTCTATGACGCCTGCCCCAAGTCCCTGAGATCTGGTGTGTGGTGGCCTCAGACCAAGTTTGGTGTCTTGGCCTCAGTGCCCTGTCCTCGGGGGGCTCTGG GAGCTGCCGTGCGGCTATGCGACGAGGACCAGGGTTGGCTGGAGCCTGACCTCTTCAACTGTACCTCCCCTGCCTTTCGAGAACTCAATCTGCTG CTGGATGGCCTAGAGCTGAACAAGACGGTCCTGGATACAGTGGAGGCTAAGAAGCTGGCTCAGAGGCTACGGGAGGTGACTGGCCACACTGACCACTACTTCAGCCAAGATGTCCGAGTCACTGCCCGCCTGCTGGCCCACCTGTTGGCCTTTGAGAGTCACCAGCAGGGCTTCGGGCTGACAGCCACACAAGACGCCCACTTCAATGAG aaTCTGCTGTGGGCCGGCTCTGCACTGCTTGCTCCAGAGACTGGGGACTTGTGGGCAGCGCTGGGGCAGCGGGCCCCTGGGGGTTCCCCAGGCAGCGCCGGGCTGGTGCAGCACCTGGAGGAGTACGCAGCCACGCTCGCGAAGAATATGGAACTCACGTACCTGAATCCCGTGGGGCTGGTGACACCCAACATCA TGCTCAGCATTGACCGCATGGAGCACCCCAGTCCCAGCCGGGGGACCCGTCGCTACCCTCGTTACCACAGCAACCTTTTCCGGGGCCAGGATGCCTGGGATCCTCACACACACGTGCTGCTCCCTTCCCAGGCACCACGGCTGTCCCCACCTGAAG CTCTGTCCACAAGTGGCAGCAGCATGGAGAACTCTACCCCCTCCAGTGTGGCCCCCCCGCCGGCCCCCCCAGAGCCCGAGCCTGAGCCTGGGATCTCCATCGTCATCCTCCTGGTTTACCGCACCTTAGGGGGGCTGCTCCCTGCCCAGTTCCAGGCCGAGCGCCGGGGTGCCAG GCTTCCCCAGAACCCTGTTATGAACTCCCCGGTGGtcagtgtggctgtgttccatgGACGCAACTTCCTAAGGGGTGTCCTAGAGTCCCCGATCAGCCTGGAGTTCCGCCTGCTACAGACAGCGAATCGCAGCAAGGCCATCTGCGTGCAGTGGGACCCGCCTGGCCC GGCGGACCAGCACGGCATGTGGACAGCACGGGATTGTGAGCTGGTGCACAGGAACGGGTCCCACGCACGGTGTCGCTGCAGCCGGACGGGCACCTTCGGAGTCCTCATGGATGCCTCTCCCCGTGAG CGGCTGGAGGGTGACTTGGAGCTGCTGGCTGTGTTCACCCATGTGGTCATAGCAGTGTCTGTGGCCGCGCTGCTGCTGACTGCAGCCGTcttgctgagcctgcgcagccTCAAGTCCAACATGCATGGGATCCATGCCAATGTGGCTGCTGCCCTGGGAGTGGCAGAGCTCCTCTTCCTGCTGGGGATCCACAGGACCCAAAACCAG CTGCTGTGCACTGCGGTTGCCATCCTCCTGCACTACTTCTTCCTCAGCACCTTCGCGTGGCTCCTTGTGCAGGGGCTGCACCTCTACCGCATGCAGGTCGAGCCGCGCAATGTGGACCGTGGCGCCATGCGCTTCTACCACGCCCTGGGCTGGGGCGTCCCTGCTGTGCTGCTGG GCCTGGCTGTCGGCCTGGATCCTGAGGGCTACGGGAACCCTGACTTCTGCTGGATCTCGATCCACGAGCCCCTCATCTGGAGTTTTGCAGGCCCTGTCGTCCTTGTCATCATG ATGAATGGGACGATGTTTCTCCTCGCTGCCCGAACATCCTGCTCCTCTGGACAGAGGGAGGCCAAGAAGACCTCTGCGTT GACCCTTCGCAGCTCATTTCTGCTCCTTCTACTGGTCAGTGCCTCCTGGCTCTTTGGCCTCCTGGCGGTCAACCACAGCATCCTGGCCTTCCACTACCTCCACGCTGGACTCTGTGGGATCCAG GGCGTGGCAGTGCTGCTGCTCTTCTGTGTCCTGAACGCAGATGCTCGGGCTGCCTGGACACCAGCCTGTCTGGGCAGGAAGGCAGCGCCCGAGGAGGCCAGGCCAGCGCCTGGGACG GGCCCCGGGGCCTACAACAACACGGCCCTCTTCGAGGAGAGCGGCCTCATCCGCATCACTCTGGGCGCCTCCACCATCTCCTCGGTGAGCAGTGCCCGCTCTGGCCGGACCCAGGACCAAGACAGCCAGCGGGGCCACAGCTACCTCAG GGACAACGTCCTCGTTCGACATGGCTCGGCTGCCGACCACACTGACCACGGCCTCCAGGCTCACGCTGGCCCCACTGACCTGGATGTGGCCATATTCCATCGAGATGCTGGTGGAG GTGCAGACTCTGACTCTGACAGTGACCTGTCcttggaggaggagagaagtcTGTCCATCCCATCCTCAGAAAGTGAGGACAATGGCCGGACGCGGGGGCGTTTCCAGCGTCCACTCCGCCGGGCAGCCCAGAGTGAGAGGCTCCTTACACACCCCAAAG ATGTGGATGGCAATGATCTCTTGTCCTACTGGCCAGCCCTGGGGGGATGTGAGGCtgctccctgtgctctgcagacCTGGGGCTCTGAAAGGCGCCTGGGACTGGACACCAGCAAGGACGCAGCCAACAACAACCAGCCGGACCTGGCCCTGACCAGTGGAGATGAAACCTCCTTGGGTCGGGCCCAGCGCCAGAGAAAAG GCATCCTGAAGAACCGATTGCAGTACCCGCTGGTGCCACAGACCCGGGGCGCCCCTGAATTGTCCTGGTGCCGTGCAGCCACCTTGGGCCACCGTGCTGTGCCAGCTGCCTCCTATGGTCGCATCTATGCCGGAGGGGGCACTGGCAGCCTTTCACAGCCAGCCAGCCGCTACTCCTCCCGAGAACAACTGGACTTGCTCCTCAGGCGGCAGCTGAGCCGTGAACGACTGGAGGAGGCCCCTGCCCCTGTTTTGCGTCCCCTGAGTCGGCCAGGTTCCCAGGAACGCCTGGATGCCGTGCCAGGCCGTCTGGAGCCCAGGGATCGGGGCAGCACCCTACCACGGAGGCAGCCACCCAGGGACTACCCTGGTGCCATGGCTGGCCGCTTTGGGTCACGGGATGCGCTGGACCTAGGGGCGCCCTGCGAGTGGTTGAGCACATTGCCCCCGCCCCATGGTGCCCGGGACCTTGACCCACAGCCCCCACCTCTGTCCCTGTCTCCCCAGCGGCAACTCTCAAGGGACCCCCTCTTGCCGTCCCGGCCCCTGGACTCTCTGTCCAAGAGTTCGAACTCAGGGGAGCGGCTGGACCACGTGCCTAGCCGGCACCCCTCGCGAGAAGGCCTTGGGCCACCCCCGCAGCTGCTCAGAGTTAGGGGAGACCCAGCCAGTGGCCCTAGCCACGGCCCCTCCACAGAACAGCTGGACATTCTCTCCTCCATCCTCGCCTCCTTCAACTCCTCAGCTCTCTCCTCCGCCATGCAGTCCTCAAGCACACCCTCGGGCCCTCACACCACTGCCACACCTTCTGCCACAGCCTCTGCGCTTGGGCCCTCCACGCCATGCTCTGCCACATCCCAAAGCATCTCGGAGCTGTCACCCGACTCAGA AGTTCCCAGAAGTGAGGGTCACTCCTGA